One window of the Sulfitobacter sp. HNIBRBA3233 genome contains the following:
- a CDS encoding type IV secretory system conjugative DNA transfer family protein, protein MIDPSQDRFGSAGFADARMRRRAGLYRKQGAYIGHDAAGRPCFSDQQSALLVTGGARSLKGSLVQPFLIDGCICGTHGHHHIVLLDWKGQDGAIAALQVRHGRHAYYFNPRKQRGMPAHRFDALGHLEAKSPTLLPDAMVFASNWTPETDPKAAYFQQWAQKINVAISVTYARTIGPVTLPVMADKVAVLGDLTEEWLSFQYEISIQPEPQIREVATLIERVQSGEFKGGGWDGIKGELSKSYACMLDPQLREALSPPFDFSFDMLTEEGSPSCLVSIMEDLEYAETSGPIVRTLFSTALLHKRRAIAARPQFWVLQEIGNIGAWPLAESLATIGAGYGIRPAYVVQSTRQLENLKRGASTVIPNSCGTQIYLGTRSAEQARIIQSQLGRMTVEYVDQAAVGRAEAARSSAITKMILGQGDPVLTMMEAGHQECLAQQTVKMGRELRGIDEILGEKNGQAFVFMPGVLAKPAYLTIRPYWQRRDLAGLYLGDPFHSKPGTVEISTFFGQRHRKVVTERVPRRLRDWPQYRESGQWSYVSGYRPQPSN, encoded by the coding sequence ATGATCGATCCCAGTCAGGATCGCTTCGGCTCGGCTGGCTTTGCCGATGCGCGTATGCGTCGGCGAGCAGGCCTCTACAGGAAGCAAGGAGCCTATATCGGCCACGACGCTGCTGGACGTCCGTGTTTTTCAGACCAGCAGAGTGCATTGCTCGTGACAGGCGGAGCAAGAAGTTTGAAGGGCAGTCTCGTCCAACCATTTTTGATAGACGGATGCATTTGCGGGACACATGGTCATCACCACATCGTGCTACTGGACTGGAAAGGACAGGATGGAGCAATCGCCGCTCTTCAAGTCCGTCATGGCCGTCACGCCTATTACTTCAACCCAAGAAAACAGCGTGGAATGCCCGCCCATAGGTTCGACGCCTTGGGACATCTTGAGGCGAAGTCTCCGACGCTCCTGCCAGACGCGATGGTCTTCGCGTCCAACTGGACGCCCGAAACCGATCCCAAGGCGGCTTATTTCCAGCAATGGGCGCAGAAGATCAACGTAGCGATTTCCGTCACGTATGCTCGGACAATCGGACCTGTCACGCTTCCGGTCATGGCTGACAAAGTCGCCGTACTCGGCGATCTGACTGAGGAATGGTTGTCGTTTCAGTATGAGATTTCAATTCAACCCGAGCCGCAAATCCGAGAAGTCGCGACCCTGATAGAGCGGGTTCAGTCGGGCGAATTCAAGGGTGGTGGATGGGATGGCATCAAGGGTGAACTCTCTAAGAGCTATGCTTGCATGCTCGATCCCCAACTTCGCGAAGCCCTATCTCCGCCGTTCGATTTTTCGTTCGACATGCTGACTGAAGAAGGCAGTCCTTCTTGTCTCGTCTCGATCATGGAGGACCTTGAATATGCCGAAACGTCCGGTCCGATTGTGCGGACACTTTTCTCGACGGCGCTACTGCACAAGCGTAGAGCCATAGCTGCTAGACCTCAGTTCTGGGTCTTGCAGGAGATCGGAAACATCGGAGCTTGGCCGCTCGCGGAGTCGCTGGCGACCATTGGTGCGGGCTATGGCATTCGCCCCGCATACGTCGTGCAATCCACCCGACAGCTCGAAAACCTGAAACGCGGTGCCAGCACCGTCATTCCTAACTCTTGCGGGACGCAGATTTATCTGGGGACACGCTCCGCCGAACAGGCACGGATCATCCAGAGCCAGCTCGGGCGAATGACCGTTGAGTATGTCGATCAAGCCGCAGTTGGGCGCGCCGAAGCTGCCCGATCAAGTGCGATCACCAAGATGATCTTGGGGCAAGGCGATCCCGTTCTGACGATGATGGAAGCCGGTCACCAAGAGTGCTTGGCGCAGCAAACCGTTAAGATGGGGCGTGAGCTTCGAGGGATCGATGAAATTCTCGGAGAGAAGAACGGCCAAGCGTTTGTCTTTATGCCAGGCGTACTGGCAAAGCCCGCCTACCTGACAATTCGACCGTATTGGCAGCGGCGCGATCTCGCAGGGCTCTATCTCGGCGATCCGTTTCACTCCAAGCCTGGCACCGTGGAAATCTCCACGTTTTTCGGGCAGCGCCATCGAAAAGTCGTCACCGAAAGAGTGCCGCGACGCCTCAGGGATTGGCCGCAGTACCGCGAAAGCGGCCAGTGGTCCTACGTGAGTGGCTACCGGCCTCAACCTTCAAACTAA